A genomic region of Rhizobium indicum contains the following coding sequences:
- a CDS encoding ABC transporter permease, which translates to MRFERREHRPLYLLIVTPVIAVIAALALAGILIAIAGAPVLDAYWRILTGAFGSRLSATETLTRATPLMLTGLAAAVAFRARLWNIGAEGQFYLGAIAVAAASSKLLGNLPAPILIPLLLLVGAIAGMVLILIPLWLRLRFSVDEVVTSLLLNFIAVLFVSMLIDGVLKDPLAFGWPQSQSVSDHAMLPKLIARSRLHIGFVIAIALAVIVHFIQSRTVFGMQSRAAGLNPGGAVFAGVPLGKTLVKVACLSGGLAGLAGAIEVMGVKGYVTTDLSPGFGYAGIVVAMLANLNPLGVVFAAIFTATMFVGADGMSRGLGIPTYIADVTVALSLLTMLIALFFTQYRIRR; encoded by the coding sequence ATGCGATTTGAGCGCCGCGAGCACCGCCCTCTTTACCTGCTGATCGTCACGCCCGTCATCGCGGTCATCGCCGCGCTGGCGCTGGCGGGTATCCTGATCGCTATTGCCGGCGCGCCTGTTCTCGATGCCTATTGGCGCATCTTGACCGGTGCCTTTGGCTCGCGGCTGTCGGCCACCGAAACGCTGACGCGGGCAACGCCGCTGATGCTGACCGGGCTTGCCGCCGCCGTCGCTTTCCGGGCACGGCTCTGGAATATCGGCGCCGAGGGTCAGTTCTATCTCGGCGCCATCGCCGTTGCCGCGGCAAGCTCGAAACTGCTTGGCAATCTTCCCGCACCTATCCTCATTCCGCTGCTGCTGCTGGTCGGTGCCATTGCCGGCATGGTGCTGATCCTGATCCCGCTCTGGCTCAGGCTGCGCTTCTCGGTCGATGAAGTCGTCACCAGCCTGCTCCTGAACTTCATCGCCGTGCTCTTCGTCTCGATGCTGATCGATGGCGTTCTCAAGGATCCGCTCGCCTTCGGCTGGCCGCAGTCGCAATCGGTCAGCGATCATGCCATGCTGCCGAAGCTGATTGCCCGCTCGCGCCTGCATATCGGCTTTGTGATCGCAATCGCTTTGGCCGTCATCGTCCATTTCATCCAGTCCCGCACCGTGTTCGGCATGCAGTCGCGCGCCGCAGGCCTCAATCCCGGCGGCGCGGTCTTCGCGGGCGTCCCGCTCGGCAAAACGCTGGTGAAAGTCGCCTGTCTCTCGGGCGGGCTTGCAGGGTTGGCGGGAGCGATCGAGGTGATGGGGGTCAAGGGTTATGTGACGACCGACCTGTCGCCGGGTTTCGGCTATGCCGGCATCGTTGTCGCCATGCTCGCCAACCTCAATCCGCTCGGCGTCGTCTTCGCCGCCATTTTCACGGCCACCATGTTCGTGGGTGCGGACGGCATGAGTCGCGGCCTCGGCATCCCGACCTATATCGCCGATGTCACGGTGGCGCTGTCGCTGCTAACGATGCTGATCGCATTGTTCTTCACCCAATACAGGATCCGGCGATGA
- a CDS encoding amidohydrolase family protein: MFDLIVRNANLPDGRKGIDIGIQGGKIIAVEPNLQAQAQEEIDATGRLVSPPFVDPHFHMDATLSLGLPRMNVSGTLLEGIALWGELRPIVTKDELVDRALRYCDLAVTQGLLFIRSHVDTSDPRLVTVEAMIEVREKVAPYIDLQLVAFPQDGYYRSPGAIDALNRALDMGVDIVGGIPHFERTMGEGTASVEALCRIAADRGLPVDIHCDETDDPLSRHIETLAAETIRFGLQGRVAGSHLTSMHSMDNYYVSKLIPLMAEAEINVIPNPLINIMLQGRHDTYPKRRGMTRVRELMDAGLNVSFGHDCVMDPWYSMGSGDMLEVGHMAIHVAQMAGIEDKKRIFDALTVNSAKTMGLAGYGLEKGCNADLVILQASDMLEALRLKPNRLAVIRRGKIIARSAPRIGELFLDGRPARIDGGLDYVPRY; encoded by the coding sequence ATGTTCGATCTGATCGTCAGAAATGCAAATCTCCCCGATGGCCGAAAGGGGATCGATATCGGCATCCAGGGCGGCAAGATCATCGCTGTCGAGCCTAATCTCCAGGCGCAGGCGCAAGAAGAGATCGACGCGACCGGCCGGCTGGTCAGCCCGCCCTTCGTCGATCCGCATTTCCACATGGACGCCACCCTGTCGCTCGGCTTGCCGCGCATGAACGTATCCGGCACCCTGCTCGAGGGTATTGCGCTCTGGGGGGAGTTGCGCCCGATCGTGACGAAGGATGAACTGGTCGATCGTGCGCTGCGCTATTGCGATCTGGCGGTCACGCAGGGTCTGCTCTTCATCCGCAGCCATGTCGATACCAGCGATCCGAGGCTTGTAACCGTCGAGGCGATGATCGAGGTGCGCGAGAAGGTCGCGCCCTATATCGATCTGCAGCTGGTCGCCTTCCCCCAGGATGGTTATTACCGCTCGCCGGGCGCAATCGATGCGCTCAACCGCGCCCTCGATATGGGTGTCGACATCGTCGGCGGCATTCCGCATTTCGAACGGACGATGGGTGAAGGTACGGCGTCGGTCGAAGCGCTCTGCCGCATCGCCGCCGATCGCGGCCTGCCGGTCGATATCCATTGCGACGAAACCGACGATCCACTCTCGCGCCATATCGAAACGCTGGCTGCGGAAACCATCCGCTTCGGCTTGCAGGGGCGCGTCGCCGGCTCGCATCTGACCTCGATGCATTCGATGGACAACTATTATGTCTCCAAACTCATTCCGCTGATGGCGGAGGCCGAGATCAACGTCATCCCCAATCCGCTGATCAACATCATGCTGCAGGGCCGGCACGACACCTATCCGAAACGCCGCGGCATGACCCGCGTGCGCGAATTGATGGATGCCGGGCTCAACGTTTCCTTCGGGCACGACTGCGTCATGGACCCCTGGTATTCGATGGGATCGGGCGACATGCTGGAGGTCGGTCATATGGCAATCCATGTCGCGCAGATGGCCGGCATCGAGGACAAGAAGAGGATCTTCGACGCGTTGACCGTCAATTCGGCGAAGACGATGGGACTTGCAGGCTACGGCCTGGAAAAGGGATGCAACGCCGACCTCGTCATCCTCCAGGCGAGCGACATGCTGGAAGCGCTGCGGCTGAAGCCGAACCGACTGGCGGTGATCCGCCGCGGCAAGATCATCGCGCGCTCGGCGCCGCGCATCGGTGAGCTTTTCCTGGACGGGCGCCCGGCACGGATCGACGGCGGCCTGGATTACGTGCCTCGTTATTGA
- a CDS encoding LysR family transcriptional regulator → MDTRFLETFIVVAERHSLAEAAQRLNLTPAAVAQRIRALEAELGVRLLVRSGRVMRPTEAGFAILERCRDLVRDTRDLKAMAGTATISGEMRIGAINTALTGLVPGILHRLAQDYPLIEIFLKPGASMDLYAEVLNGTLDAAFIIEPRFPMQKTLTFNKLRQEPLVLIAPRDCEGADPLELLTALPFIRYDRNQWGGHIADEYLLEIGIHPVERYELDALEAIAVMVDRGLGISIVPDWAPPWPAGLDIVKLPLPRSSAMRTVGIVVTRSSPRTNLVAALLETSRAAMGA, encoded by the coding sequence ATGGACACACGTTTTCTCGAAACCTTCATTGTCGTTGCCGAGCGGCACTCTCTGGCGGAGGCCGCCCAGCGGCTGAACCTCACGCCCGCAGCTGTTGCCCAGCGTATCCGCGCATTGGAGGCCGAGCTCGGGGTGCGGCTGCTGGTGCGCTCCGGCCGCGTGATGCGGCCGACGGAAGCCGGTTTTGCCATTCTCGAACGTTGCCGGGATCTGGTGCGCGATACACGCGACCTGAAGGCGATGGCCGGCACCGCGACGATTTCGGGTGAGATGCGGATCGGGGCGATCAATACGGCGCTGACCGGTCTCGTTCCCGGCATTCTCCACCGCCTTGCGCAGGACTATCCGCTGATCGAAATCTTCCTCAAGCCTGGCGCGTCGATGGACCTCTATGCCGAGGTTCTGAACGGCACGCTGGACGCCGCCTTCATCATCGAGCCGCGATTTCCGATGCAGAAGACGCTGACTTTCAACAAGCTGCGCCAGGAACCCCTGGTGCTGATCGCTCCGCGGGACTGTGAGGGAGCGGATCCGCTCGAACTGTTGACGGCCCTGCCCTTCATTCGCTACGACCGCAACCAGTGGGGTGGTCACATCGCCGATGAATATCTGCTCGAGATCGGCATCCATCCGGTCGAGCGTTATGAGCTTGACGCGCTGGAGGCGATCGCGGTGATGGTAGACCGCGGTCTCGGAATCTCGATCGTGCCGGATTGGGCGCCGCCCTGGCCGGCGGGATTAGATATCGTCAAGCTGCCCCTGCCCCGCTCGTCCGCTATGCGCACCGTCGGCATCGTGGTGACGCGATCTTCGCCGAGGACAAACCTCGTCGCCGCGCTTCTGGAAACCAGCCGCGCGGCGATGGGAGCTTGA
- a CDS encoding SDR family oxidoreductase codes for MDFGLKDKTALVLGAGGGLGSAIAAKLAREGARIAAADIDLAAAEKTAAAVESEGGKALALQWDLSDLGSIDAHVAAIERQFGPVDILVNNTGGPPPTTVSGQDPAVWNQYFQSMVLSVIAVTDRVLPQMRARKWGRIVTSTSSGVVAPIPNLGISNALRLSLVGWSKTLAREVGRDGITVNIVLPGRIATGRITFLDEQKAKRENRSLDDVVIESTGSIPLGRYGRPEEYGNVVTFLASEPASYLTGSVIRVDGGMIQSI; via the coding sequence ATGGATTTCGGCCTGAAGGACAAGACGGCCCTGGTGCTTGGCGCCGGCGGCGGACTGGGCAGCGCGATTGCCGCCAAGCTTGCGCGCGAAGGCGCCAGAATTGCCGCGGCGGATATCGATCTCGCCGCCGCTGAGAAGACCGCGGCTGCGGTTGAATCCGAAGGCGGCAAGGCGCTGGCGCTGCAATGGGACCTTTCCGATCTCGGTTCGATCGATGCGCATGTCGCTGCAATCGAGCGCCAGTTCGGACCGGTCGATATCCTCGTCAACAATACCGGTGGCCCACCGCCGACCACTGTATCCGGCCAGGATCCGGCGGTTTGGAATCAGTATTTCCAAAGCATGGTGCTCTCCGTCATCGCCGTTACCGATCGTGTGCTGCCTCAGATGCGCGCGCGCAAATGGGGACGCATCGTCACCTCGACCTCATCGGGCGTAGTTGCGCCGATCCCCAATCTCGGTATCTCCAACGCGCTGCGTCTGTCGCTGGTCGGCTGGTCGAAAACACTGGCGCGCGAGGTCGGACGCGACGGCATCACCGTCAACATCGTCCTGCCGGGCCGGATCGCCACCGGCCGCATCACCTTCCTCGACGAGCAGAAGGCCAAACGCGAAAACCGCTCCCTCGATGACGTCGTCATTGAGAGCACCGGCAGTATTCCGCTCGGTCGCTATGGCCGGCCGGAAGAATATGGCAATGTCGTCACCTTCCTGGCGAGCGAGCCGGCCTCCTATCTCACCGGATCGGTGATCCGCGTCGATGGCGGCATGATCCAGAGCATCTGA
- a CDS encoding extracellular solute-binding protein, with protein sequence MNRREFLITSSAAAGLLALPRFASAAAGTIDLYSGSDANIVDLWNNVIRPAFEKAHPGVALKVTDAGDNNGLRAIADRALAALKTKTDPQADLFEQFDPRLPSGGIDAGLWVKFSAENIEGYDHINPLAFDTPYSLPYRGSQVLLAYDTTKLDPKDAPKSWDQLTAWIKANPGQFIYNRPDKGGSGGNFVRRAIHEANGRDPKKFKVDNFTTDFATETLTPALKILNDLAPALYDKGAYTAGNTQSIQLLAQGVVTMVPVWSDQVLQAISQGVLPDTTGLVQLTDLALCGGFSSITVFSNGANKDAALKLAAFMLTKEMQEAIITEIGGFPAISWDHISDDLRKKYADVIPSTIPTFPGGDWEKAIADGWYRNVAPGISRT encoded by the coding sequence ATGAATAGACGCGAATTTCTGATCACATCGTCGGCTGCAGCCGGTCTGCTGGCGCTTCCGCGTTTCGCATCGGCTGCGGCCGGCACGATCGATCTCTACAGCGGTTCGGATGCCAACATCGTCGACCTCTGGAACAACGTCATCCGCCCGGCCTTCGAAAAGGCGCATCCGGGTGTTGCCCTGAAGGTGACCGATGCCGGCGATAATAATGGCCTGCGCGCCATCGCCGACCGTGCGCTCGCGGCGCTGAAGACGAAGACCGATCCGCAGGCCGACCTTTTCGAACAATTCGATCCCCGCCTGCCATCCGGCGGCATCGATGCCGGGCTCTGGGTCAAGTTCTCCGCCGAGAACATCGAGGGCTACGATCATATCAACCCGCTTGCCTTCGATACCCCCTACTCCCTTCCCTATCGCGGTTCGCAGGTGCTTCTCGCCTATGACACGACCAAGCTTGATCCGAAGGATGCGCCGAAGAGCTGGGATCAGCTCACTGCCTGGATCAAGGCCAATCCGGGCCAGTTCATCTACAACCGTCCTGACAAGGGCGGTTCGGGCGGAAACTTCGTCCGCCGCGCGATCCATGAGGCCAATGGCCGCGATCCGAAGAAGTTCAAGGTCGACAATTTCACCACCGACTTTGCCACTGAGACGCTGACGCCGGCCTTGAAGATCCTCAACGACCTCGCGCCTGCGCTCTATGACAAGGGCGCCTATACGGCCGGCAACACCCAGTCGATCCAGTTGCTCGCCCAGGGCGTCGTCACCATGGTGCCGGTCTGGTCGGACCAGGTGCTGCAGGCGATCTCCCAGGGTGTGCTGCCTGATACGACCGGCCTCGTGCAGCTTACCGATCTTGCCCTTTGCGGCGGCTTCTCCAGCATCACCGTGTTCTCGAACGGCGCCAACAAGGATGCGGCCCTCAAGCTTGCCGCATTCATGCTGACGAAGGAAATGCAGGAAGCGATCATCACCGAGATCGGCGGCTTCCCGGCTATTTCCTGGGACCACATTTCCGACGATCTTCGCAAGAAATATGCCGACGTCATTCCCTCGACCATCCCGACTTTCCCGGGTGGCGATTGGGAAAAGGCGATCGCCGACGGCTGGTACCGCAACGTTGCTCCGGGCATCAGCCGCACCTGA
- the msrA gene encoding peptide-methionine (S)-S-oxide reductase MsrA, whose translation MTEERAVLAGGCFWGMQDLIRRYNGVISTRVGYSGGDVPNATYRNHGTHAEAIEIIFDPARISYREILEFFFQIHDPSTRNRQGNDVGLSYRSAIFYVTPEQERVARDTIADVDASGLWPGKVVTEVVPVSDFWEAEPEHQDYLERIPNGYTCHFVRPGWKLPVRQKIA comes from the coding sequence ATGACCGAAGAACGTGCAGTCCTCGCCGGTGGTTGCTTCTGGGGCATGCAGGATCTGATCCGCCGATATAACGGCGTGATTTCGACCCGCGTCGGCTATAGCGGCGGCGATGTGCCGAATGCCACCTACCGCAACCACGGAACCCATGCCGAGGCGATCGAGATCATCTTCGACCCCGCAAGGATCAGCTATCGGGAAATCCTCGAATTCTTCTTCCAGATCCACGACCCGAGCACGCGCAACCGCCAGGGCAACGACGTCGGCTTGAGCTACCGCTCGGCAATCTTCTATGTCACCCCTGAGCAGGAGCGCGTCGCCAGGGACACGATCGCCGATGTCGATGCATCCGGCCTGTGGCCCGGCAAGGTCGTCACCGAAGTCGTGCCGGTCAGCGATTTCTGGGAGGCCGAGCCCGAGCACCAGGATTATCTGGAGCGGATTCCGAACGGCTATACCTGCCATTTCGTCCGACCCGGCTGGAAACTGCCGGTCCGCCAGAAGATCGCCTGA
- a CDS encoding ABC transporter ATP-binding protein yields the protein MTAPVLEIAGVSKRFGANLANDDISMTLAKGEVVALLGENGAGKTTLMSILFGHYMPDAGRILIEGTEVPRGKPRAAIRAGVGMVHQHFSLAPNLTVLENVMTGTEKLWSWRSGTSAARKKLLAISERFGLKVDPDARLGDLSVGEQQRVEILKALYNDARILILDEPTAVLTNIEAERLFTTLREMARQGLSLIFISHKLDEVMAAADRIVVLRGGRMVAERKASETSKAELAELMVGRRVTRPVREPSTPGAVALEAADVTVRTGGIDRLKSISFRLHQGEILGIIGVSGNGQATLAHLLSGMLARSAGDLLLFGEAVGNLGVADVVDAGIGRIPEDRNEEGVIGEMAIWENAVLERIASPAFSRHGLVNRKAGMAFAREIIDGFDVRGGGPAIRTRLLSGGNMQKLILGRNLHRRPRILIAAQPARGLDEGAVAAVHARLLEARRQGTAVLLISEDLDEVIALADRIQAIVGGRLSPPVAAESADARRLGLMMAGEWQETPEADHAI from the coding sequence ATGACCGCGCCTGTGCTGGAGATAGCAGGCGTCAGCAAGCGCTTCGGCGCCAATCTTGCCAATGACGATATTTCCATGACCCTTGCCAAGGGTGAGGTCGTCGCTCTGCTCGGCGAAAACGGTGCCGGCAAGACCACGCTGATGAGCATCCTTTTCGGCCACTACATGCCGGATGCTGGCCGAATCCTGATCGAGGGCACGGAGGTGCCGCGGGGCAAGCCGCGTGCGGCAATCCGCGCCGGCGTCGGCATGGTGCATCAGCATTTCTCGCTCGCGCCCAATCTGACCGTTCTCGAAAATGTCATGACCGGCACGGAAAAACTGTGGTCCTGGCGCTCGGGAACGTCAGCGGCGCGGAAGAAGCTCTTGGCAATTTCCGAGCGCTTCGGCCTCAAGGTCGATCCGGATGCCCGCCTTGGCGACCTGTCGGTCGGCGAGCAGCAGCGCGTCGAGATCCTGAAGGCGCTCTATAACGATGCCCGCATACTGATCCTCGACGAGCCCACGGCGGTGCTGACCAATATCGAGGCCGAACGGCTGTTCACGACGCTGAGGGAAATGGCCCGCCAGGGCCTGTCGCTGATCTTCATCTCCCACAAGCTCGACGAGGTGATGGCCGCGGCCGACCGCATCGTGGTCTTACGCGGCGGTAGGATGGTCGCCGAACGCAAGGCGTCGGAAACCAGCAAGGCGGAACTCGCCGAATTGATGGTCGGGCGCCGTGTGACCCGGCCCGTGCGCGAGCCGTCGACACCCGGTGCCGTTGCCCTCGAAGCGGCCGATGTGACGGTGCGCACCGGCGGCATTGATCGGCTGAAGTCGATCAGCTTCCGGCTGCATCAAGGAGAGATCCTCGGCATCATCGGCGTTTCGGGCAATGGCCAGGCGACATTGGCGCATCTTCTCTCCGGTATGCTGGCGCGCAGCGCCGGCGACCTGCTGCTGTTCGGCGAAGCCGTCGGCAATCTCGGCGTCGCCGATGTCGTCGACGCCGGCATCGGCCGCATTCCCGAGGACCGCAACGAGGAGGGTGTGATCGGCGAAATGGCGATCTGGGAAAACGCCGTGCTGGAGCGCATCGCCTCGCCGGCCTTTTCGCGCCATGGCCTCGTCAACCGCAAGGCGGGCATGGCCTTCGCCAGGGAGATCATCGACGGGTTCGATGTCCGCGGCGGCGGGCCGGCCATCCGCACCCGCCTGCTCTCCGGCGGCAATATGCAGAAGCTCATTCTCGGCCGCAACCTGCATCGGCGGCCGCGCATCCTGATCGCGGCGCAGCCCGCGCGTGGTCTCGACGAAGGGGCCGTGGCCGCTGTCCACGCCCGCCTGCTCGAAGCTCGTCGGCAGGGTACTGCCGTGCTGCTGATCTCGGAAGACCTCGACGAGGTGATCGCACTTGCCGATCGCATACAGGCGATCGTCGGCGGCCGCCTGTCCCCGCCCGTCGCGGCCGAAAGCGCCGATGCCCGCAGGCTGGGGCTGATGATGGCCGGTGAATGGCAAGAGACCCCAGAGGCCGATCATGCGATTTGA
- a CDS encoding ABC transporter permease, which produces MMQLFDIIASAGLWAAILRIATPLIFGTLGALLCERAGVLNLGIEGIMTFGAMIGWLSVYHGADLWTGLLIAAVAGGVFGLLHASLTVTLGLSQHVSGLGVTLFASSFSYYVFRLIVPLANTPPTIVPFQPIAIPGLSTLPFIGPAFFTQTAPTYLAILIALLMAYIIFRTPVGLAIRMTGENPHAAEAQGVNPMKVRYGAVIAGSALMGMGGAFLTLSAFNSFFPTMVQGRGWICIALVVFASWRPGRALFGALLFAFFDAFQLRLQTALSGLVPYQLFLMTPYILSIAALAVMARRARVPQALMQPYRRGER; this is translated from the coding sequence ATGATGCAACTGTTCGACATCATCGCTTCCGCCGGGCTCTGGGCGGCAATCCTGCGGATCGCCACGCCGCTGATTTTCGGCACGCTCGGCGCTCTGCTCTGCGAACGGGCGGGTGTGCTCAATCTCGGCATCGAAGGCATCATGACCTTCGGCGCAATGATCGGCTGGCTTTCGGTCTATCACGGCGCCGATCTCTGGACTGGCCTGCTGATTGCAGCGGTGGCCGGCGGCGTCTTCGGCCTGTTGCATGCGTCGCTGACGGTGACGCTCGGCCTCTCCCAGCATGTCTCCGGTCTCGGCGTCACGCTGTTTGCCTCCAGCTTCAGCTATTATGTCTTCCGGCTGATCGTGCCGCTTGCCAATACTCCGCCCACCATCGTGCCGTTCCAACCGATCGCCATTCCGGGTCTTTCGACGCTGCCTTTTATCGGGCCGGCCTTCTTCACGCAGACGGCGCCGACCTATCTTGCCATCCTTATCGCCCTGCTGATGGCTTACATCATCTTCCGCACGCCCGTCGGCCTTGCGATCCGCATGACCGGCGAGAACCCGCATGCGGCCGAAGCCCAGGGCGTCAATCCGATGAAGGTGCGCTATGGCGCGGTGATTGCCGGAAGCGCGCTGATGGGAATGGGCGGCGCTTTCCTGACATTGTCGGCGTTCAACAGCTTCTTCCCGACCATGGTACAGGGACGCGGCTGGATCTGCATCGCGCTCGTCGTCTTCGCCTCCTGGCGGCCGGGACGCGCGCTTTTCGGCGCGCTGCTCTTTGCCTTCTTCGACGCCTTTCAGCTTCGGCTGCAAACCGCGCTAAGCGGGCTTGTGCCCTATCAGCTCTTTTTGATGACGCCCTATATCCTTTCCATTGCCGCCCTTGCCGTCATGGCCCGCCGCGCCCGCGTTCCACAGGCGTTGATGCAGCCCTATCGCCGCGGCGAACGCTGA
- a CDS encoding ribonuclease activity regulator RraA, translated as MALSAEAIATLKTVSTATLTTVLLKKGLRNVWIRGAVPLKPGQPRIVGPAFTLRFVPAREDLATPASWASPISTRAAIEAMPEGCVAVVDAMGVTDAGIFGDILCARMQKRGVAALVTDGVVRDLAGVLDTNLPVWCRGVAAPPSVAGLTFVAWQQPIGCGGVAVFPDDIIVVDQDGAVLIPADLLDVVLAEAPEQERMEAWIMTRIDEGVSLPGLYPMNAETKALYEASKK; from the coding sequence ATGGCCCTCAGCGCTGAAGCGATAGCAACCCTCAAGACCGTCTCGACGGCGACCCTGACGACCGTTCTTCTGAAGAAGGGCCTGCGGAACGTCTGGATCCGCGGCGCCGTTCCGCTGAAGCCCGGCCAGCCGCGCATCGTCGGCCCGGCTTTCACCCTGCGCTTCGTTCCGGCCCGCGAAGATCTGGCGACGCCGGCATCCTGGGCCTCGCCGATCTCGACGCGCGCCGCGATCGAGGCGATGCCGGAGGGCTGTGTTGCCGTCGTCGATGCGATGGGCGTTACCGATGCCGGCATCTTCGGCGATATCCTCTGCGCCCGCATGCAGAAGAGAGGCGTTGCAGCCCTCGTCACCGACGGCGTCGTACGCGACCTAGCCGGCGTGCTCGACACCAACCTGCCGGTCTGGTGCCGCGGCGTCGCAGCACCCCCATCGGTCGCCGGCCTCACCTTCGTCGCCTGGCAGCAGCCGATCGGCTGCGGCGGCGTTGCGGTCTTTCCGGATGATATCATCGTCGTCGACCAGGACGGCGCCGTGCTGATCCCGGCCGATCTGCTCGACGTCGTGCTGGCGGAAGCGCCGGAACAGGAGCGCATGGAAGCCTGGATCATGACCAGGATCGATGAAGGCGTGTCGCTGCCCGGCCTCTACCCGATGAACGCCGAAACCAAGGCGCTCTACGAGGCCTCGAAGAAATAG
- a CDS encoding amidase codes for MRGDATDLAAAIRHDSLSAAEAMEASLEAAVLQEPLGAIAYLDAVMGRASAEARDSERRNEPDCFSIRPFAGVPTLAKDLGGPFAGLPVTAGSRLFERKGGEADSDLAARFRDAGFCLFGLTTSPEFGLSLASEPAIGPICRNPLDPARTAGGSSGGAAAAVAAGIVAIAHATDAGGSIRVPAACCGLVGLKPTRGATPGGPSFGNHLAGIASELAVCRSVRDTALIFDELSGNSRGPFADPSPAHIDNGCLRIGLLTDTGSIYPTEGERLAAIGDAARALESDGHEIVPLSWTEFECSVAASRRAFADIVSVNLAALIKAAALDESRAEPLTQAFAARGRALSATMLWNTLSEAVLVSGNLWALFDRVDCILMPLLSSAPLVIGSFPSDHADTDLHLERMTAFAPLACLANISGFPALTLPFGQDEHAMPLPVQIMAPMGHEPRLLSLAARLEAEGRWQHRFPVVGLPS; via the coding sequence ATGCGTGGCGATGCGACGGATCTGGCGGCAGCGATCAGGCATGACAGCCTGAGCGCTGCGGAGGCGATGGAGGCTTCTCTTGAGGCAGCCGTGCTGCAGGAGCCGCTCGGCGCGATCGCCTATCTCGATGCCGTCATGGGCCGAGCCTCGGCGGAGGCCCGCGACAGCGAGCGACGGAACGAGCCCGATTGCTTTTCCATCAGGCCTTTCGCCGGTGTGCCGACCTTGGCGAAGGATCTTGGCGGCCCTTTTGCCGGGCTGCCGGTAACGGCAGGCTCCCGTCTCTTCGAAAGAAAAGGCGGCGAAGCGGACTCCGATCTGGCTGCCCGTTTCCGCGACGCCGGCTTTTGCCTGTTCGGCCTGACGACGAGCCCGGAATTTGGTCTGTCGCTCGCCAGCGAACCGGCGATCGGACCGATCTGTCGCAACCCACTCGATCCGGCACGAACCGCGGGCGGCTCTTCCGGCGGTGCGGCGGCAGCGGTTGCCGCCGGTATCGTCGCGATTGCGCATGCGACCGACGCCGGCGGCTCGATCCGTGTGCCGGCCGCCTGCTGTGGCCTCGTCGGACTGAAGCCGACGCGCGGCGCCACTCCCGGCGGGCCATCCTTCGGCAACCACTTGGCCGGTATCGCCAGCGAACTCGCGGTCTGCCGTTCCGTCCGGGATACGGCGCTGATTTTCGACGAGCTGAGCGGCAATTCACGAGGTCCCTTTGCGGATCCCTCCCCTGCCCATATTGACAACGGCTGTCTGCGGATCGGCCTGTTGACCGATACCGGGTCGATCTATCCAACTGAAGGTGAGCGGCTCGCAGCCATCGGGGATGCGGCTCGAGCCCTCGAGAGCGACGGGCACGAGATCGTTCCGCTGAGTTGGACCGAGTTCGAATGCAGTGTCGCCGCCAGCCGCCGCGCCTTCGCGGATATCGTCTCCGTCAACCTTGCAGCACTCATAAAGGCGGCGGCGCTTGATGAAAGCAGGGCCGAGCCTCTGACGCAGGCTTTCGCGGCGCGCGGACGAGCGCTGTCGGCCACCATGCTTTGGAACACGCTGAGCGAGGCCGTCCTGGTGAGCGGTAACCTTTGGGCGCTGTTCGACAGGGTCGATTGCATCCTGATGCCGCTGCTGTCTTCCGCGCCTCTTGTGATCGGCTCCTTTCCGTCCGATCATGCCGACACGGATCTGCATCTCGAGCGGATGACGGCATTTGCGCCGCTTGCCTGCCTCGCCAATATTTCGGGTTTTCCTGCTTTGACACTGCCTTTCGGACAGGATGAGCATGCCATGCCGCTGCCGGTGCAGATCATGGCGCCGATGGGTCACGAGCCGCGTCTGCTGTCGCTTGCCGCACGCCTGGAGGCCGAGGGGCGGTGGCAGCACCGTTTTCCCGTCGTAGGACTGCCGTCATGA